GCGGAGGCCGTCCGCGCGGCCTCGACGCCCGTGGTGCTGGTGGACTGCCTCACCGTGCTCGCCTCCAACGCGCTGCTGGCCGCCGAGGCCGCCGGGGAGGAGGCCGCCCTCGCCGCCGTGCTCGCGGAAGCCGAGGCGCTGCGCGAAGCCGCCCTGGCACGCGAGGGGACCACGCTGGTGGTGACCAACGAGGTGGGGATGGGCGTGCACCCGCCGACCACCCTGGGCCGCTGGTACCGCGACGCCCTGGGCCGCGCCAACGCGCTGCTCGCCGCCGCCGCCGACGAGGTAGTGTTGATGGTGAGCGGCATCCCGGTGCGGATCCGGTAAGGAGTGCGAAGTGCGAAACGGCGCCCCACCGGGATCTCCCGATGGGGGCGCCGTTTGCAGGCCCTCACCCGGCGGCCTGAGAGCCACCCTCTCCCACGTTCGGGAGAGGGGGTGAACTGCCTGAATCTCAGGTCGCGGTGCACTGCGCCCGGACGGGGGTCGCGTTGCGGCACCGGATGGACTCGGACATGCCGCGCGCGTTCCCGCCGCACGCGCTCTCCTGGGCCGCCCTGCGCGCCTCCTCCTCGGTGGCGCCGGCTCCTTTGCGGCACACCAGCTCGCCATTGAACTCCAGGCACACCTCGCACCGGTTCCGCACGCGCGGCATGCTCGCGTACATTAGGAACCCCACGAACAGCAGCACCGCCGCCGCGATCAGCCAGCCTGGTCCGAGCTTCACTTCGCCTCCTCCCGTCGGTCCGGAACCCGTGTGGCGCGCCGCCCCGTCGCCGGGCGTGCCGCGCCGCTGCCTCCGCCCGGTAATCTAGCCGGACGGGCGGCGCGCACCAGCGCTAGGGGAGCGGCTCCGCTTCCAGGGCGCGGCGCATCCGCCCGGTCTCGTCGCGCGGCCGGAGCGGGCACGATATTCTCGGCTGCAGGCCGCGAATCGCCCGTCCCCAGACGTTGTCCGTGGCGAGCTCGAGCGGGACCTGGGCCGGGGCGTCCTCCGTGGGGGCTGCGGGAGCGGGGCTCGCGGCGAGGCGCGCGGGTCGCCGCTCTGTGGGCAGCGCGAAGCGGGACGTCTGCCGCGCCAGCCACGCGGCGTACTCCGGCTCGTCGAACGTCCACTGCTTCCTGAGCGCCTTGGCCACCCAGTGCGGCCAGTGGGTGATCTCCCGGCCCTGCGCGTCCAGGCCTCCCTTCACGGTGCGCTCGTAGTGGACGCGATGGAGCACCCGCTCCACGTCCATCCCGTGCTTCGCCACCAGCGCCCCCGCCTCCGTCACCGTC
The window above is part of the Longimicrobiaceae bacterium genome. Proteins encoded here:
- a CDS encoding bifunctional adenosylcobinamide kinase/adenosylcobinamide-phosphate guanylyltransferase is translated as AEAVRAASTPVVLVDCLTVLASNALLAAEAAGEEAALAAVLAEAEALREAALAREGTTLVVTNEVGMGVHPPTTLGRWYRDALGRANALLAAAADEVVLMVSGIPVRIR